In a genomic window of Melitaea cinxia chromosome 2, ilMelCinx1.1, whole genome shotgun sequence:
- the LOC123659923 gene encoding zinc finger protein 878-like encodes MLSCCYCSKEFKYESEKKRHEQSHYSLFECDKCSKKFSFISALRRHKKQHERTGSVQCTDCGRSFRDDDLLQRHIKYAHNGTNKCFKCSASFNSDLALKSHMKTHKPNAERRFHCSYEDCKKSFNFPHHLKHHELTHTNAKQHYCKICGKGFIQFHHFKSHLKTHEPDHWLHCTVPGCGKKFVTEYARKKHLTTHKTTIDSGISSDSNCDNSQDALKDENVTCATCGQIISTALYKNHLKECTLLLQQSENSVKLSDEIEFNNNLNNIEVFSDCRKVLGKCIANENSPNSCLCAQIVEANNFYNSILTNNSFDPDPEKNEDKLTVKMNVVEENSMNNECEGCECASIRNNHQSINIKELQNTSTDCNIPKLEIRKDGIIKLEETFDLSINIENDIINRNNKYKNINDEIMNINNNIPYNSCKAVLGKCIVSGSGTISENCLCAKMAIDDQIMDQEIDEITPRPAL; translated from the exons atgttatcgtGCTGTTATTGCTCcaaagaatttaaatatgaaagtgAAAAGAAAAGACACGAACAGAGTCATTATTCTCTGTTCGAATGCGATAAATGCTCTAAGAAGTTTAGTTTTAT ATCTGCTTTAAGAAGGCACAAGAAACAGCATGAAAGAACAGGAAGTGTTCAGTGCACTGATTGTGGACGTAGCTTTCGTGATGATGATCTTCTTCAGCGTCATATAAAATATGCACACAATG gaacaaataaatgttttaaatgtagtGCCAGTTTCAATAGTGATTTGGCTTTAAAGTCGCACATGAAAACCCATAAACCAAACGCTGAAAGGAGATTCCATTGCAGCTATGAGGATTGTAAAAAATCTTTCAACTTCCCACATCATCTCAAACACCATGAGCTGACTCACACTAATGCAAAACAgcattattgtaaaatatgtgGAAAAG GTTTTATTCAATTTCATCATTTCAAGTCACACTTAAAAACCCATGAACCAGATCATTGGCTGCATTGCACTGTACCGGGGTGTGGAAAGAAATTTGTTACAGAGTATGCAAGGAAAAAACATCTTACGACACATA aaactACAATTGATAGTGGTATATCCTCAGATTCAAACTGTGATAATTCTCAAGATGCTTTGAAAG acGAAAATGTTACTTGTGCTACATGTGGACAAATTATTTCTACAGCATTATACAAAAACCATTTGAAAGAGTGTACATTGCTTTTGCAGCAGTCAGAGAATTCTGTCAAACTAAGCGATGAGATAGAATTCAACAATAATTTGAATAACATCGAAGTTTTCAGCGATTGCAGGAAAGTTTTAGGGAAATGTATTGCCAATGAGAATTCACCGAATAGTTGTTTGTGTGCTCAAATCGTAGAGgctaacaatttttataattccaTACTCACAAATAATAGTTTTGATCCCGATCCAGAAAAAAATGAAGACAAATTAACTGTTAAAATGAATGTTGTAGAAGAAAATTCTATGAATAACGAATGCGAGGGTTGTGAATGTGCTTCTATAAGAAATAATCACCAAAGTATAAACATTAAGGAACTACAGAATACTTCCACTGACTGTAATATACCAAAATTGGAAATCAGAAAAGAtggtattataaaattagaagaAACGTTTGACTTAAGTATCAATATTgaaaatgatataattaataggaataataaatataaaaatattaatgatgaaattatgaatatcaataataatatacccTACAATAGCTGTAAAGCTGTTTTAGGTAAGTGTATAGTAAGCGGCAGTGGTACTATAAGTGAGAATTGTTTGTGTGCTAAGATGGCCATAGATGATCAAATAATGGACCAAGAAATTGACGAGATAACCCCTAGACCAGCATTGTAG